Proteins from one Thaumasiovibrio subtropicus genomic window:
- a CDS encoding ECF-type sigma factor — translation MPPLTHFIQRSQRGDSNAEHDLYQHAYLRLHAIAQQARQRVKTRFGSDNPVSNDCSQHTTTLVHDAYLKLRSHTSVSNQREYFRLAAKVMRQLLIDNARQWQAVKRQADITVHDEICSGIAYQHIDACFAHFEKRYPRQSEIAQLRYLAGLSIAEISELLCLSESTIEKDIRFARCWLVKHIHNSDN, via the coding sequence ATGCCGCCTTTAACCCACTTTATTCAACGGTCCCAGCGCGGTGACAGCAACGCCGAGCATGATCTATACCAACACGCTTATCTGCGTTTACATGCGATAGCGCAGCAAGCGCGACAACGGGTAAAGACCCGCTTTGGATCAGACAATCCTGTCAGCAACGACTGCTCACAACACACCACAACCTTAGTGCATGATGCTTATCTCAAATTGCGCAGTCACACGAGCGTCAGCAATCAGCGCGAATATTTCCGGTTAGCCGCCAAGGTGATGCGGCAACTGCTCATTGATAATGCGCGCCAATGGCAAGCCGTTAAACGTCAAGCCGATATTACCGTCCACGATGAAATCTGCAGTGGTATCGCTTACCAACACATTGATGCTTGCTTCGCCCACTTTGAAAAACGCTACCCTCGTCAAAGCGAAATCGCCCAACTGCGCTACTTAGCGGGACTCAGCATTGCTGAGATCAGTGAGCTGCTTTGCCTCAGTGAAAGCACAATTGAAAAAGATATTCGCTTTGCGCGTTGCTGGCTTGTCAAGCACATTCACAATTCGGATAACTGA
- a CDS encoding MATE family efflux transporter: protein MQLTQHQAHIRQLLAIAVPVSLQMLLFSSRSMVDIMMLGQLGDHEVAAMGIAGRASYIATLLIVGVTTGGGVLLAQYWGKRDSIGLQRAFLLTLGLCSLLALLINAVFAGLPQQVMGLSTTVPEIAGFGADYLFIVAWATLPMAIGIVVATGLRAIHRATIPTAFSCFGVLLNVGLNYLLIFGKAGMPALGIEGAAYATLISCVVEVGLLVLFLGWKKSELFPSRHQLRHCFSLAELQNICRLSAPVIVNMFLYSFGLFMYSVIFGHIDVQALAALTVMIPIESIAIAFLIGVGTGTSVVIGNEIGANKMESAYQIAKIAVGLSLLFGVITAIVLWALKSWVLGLFSGLDGTTLSTAEDFYTVLLVGVVIRALPISMIVGVLRAGGDNQFCLIQDTVAQWGVGVPLVALLAFVTPVPIAVIYMAVFAEEVVKIVLSTWRIASRRWLTNHTLSDLEAVN from the coding sequence ATGCAATTAACGCAACACCAAGCGCATATTCGTCAACTGTTAGCCATCGCGGTACCTGTCAGTTTGCAGATGTTGCTGTTTTCGTCACGAAGCATGGTCGACATCATGATGTTAGGTCAACTTGGTGATCATGAAGTGGCAGCCATGGGGATTGCTGGTCGCGCATCATACATTGCAACACTCTTGATTGTCGGCGTCACAACGGGCGGCGGTGTGCTACTGGCGCAGTATTGGGGAAAGCGCGATAGCATTGGTCTGCAACGAGCCTTCTTACTCACGTTAGGGCTCTGCTCTCTTTTAGCGCTATTGATTAATGCAGTCTTTGCAGGTTTACCGCAGCAGGTCATGGGATTATCCACGACGGTACCTGAAATTGCCGGGTTTGGGGCGGATTACCTCTTTATTGTGGCGTGGGCTACCTTGCCGATGGCGATTGGGATTGTCGTCGCGACGGGGCTAAGGGCGATACATCGCGCCACCATTCCTACTGCATTTAGTTGTTTCGGCGTGCTGCTCAATGTTGGCCTAAATTATCTATTGATATTCGGTAAGGCAGGGATGCCCGCTCTGGGTATTGAAGGAGCAGCTTACGCCACCCTTATCAGTTGTGTGGTTGAAGTCGGGTTGCTCGTGCTTTTTCTGGGATGGAAAAAGAGCGAACTCTTCCCTTCTCGCCATCAACTGCGTCACTGTTTTTCGTTAGCCGAGCTACAAAACATTTGCCGATTGTCTGCGCCAGTGATTGTTAACATGTTCCTCTACTCATTTGGCTTGTTCATGTATAGCGTGATCTTTGGTCATATTGATGTGCAAGCCTTAGCGGCGCTGACGGTAATGATTCCGATAGAGTCGATTGCGATTGCTTTCTTGATTGGCGTCGGTACGGGGACATCAGTCGTGATTGGCAATGAGATTGGCGCAAATAAGATGGAGAGCGCCTATCAGATTGCCAAAATTGCGGTAGGCCTGAGCCTGTTATTCGGCGTAATCACGGCGATTGTTTTGTGGGCGCTGAAATCTTGGGTTCTGGGTTTGTTCTCAGGGTTGGATGGCACCACCTTATCGACCGCAGAGGATTTCTACACTGTTCTGTTAGTCGGTGTGGTTATTCGCGCATTACCGATTAGCATGATTGTTGGAGTGTTACGGGCAGGAGGTGACAATCAGTTCTGTCTTATTCAAGACACGGTGGCCCAGTGGGGCGTTGGCGTACCCTTAGTGGCGTTATTGGCTTTTGTCACACCTGTGCCTATCGCGGTGATTTACATGGCCGTGTTCGCAGAAGAAGTTGTCAAAATTGTCTTGTCGACGTGGCGGATTGCTTCGAGACGGTGGCTAACTAATCATACCCTTTCAGATTTAGAAGCGGTGAATTAA
- a CDS encoding efflux RND transporter periplasmic adaptor subunit, whose amino-acid sequence MRFLLLASIALLLSGCNWDRFAFLSPEVASTEISSVAVYPQYRLSGELTSPHSEIQAPIAGVLSARYVNSGQFVESGERLFSVEDAEGHSRDIKATTSGRIGDIRFEMGEVIPTRGSVIAELSHAEPMTLHIHVSREALGYSYLKTLLPDNIELSLQASPELVYHYTAQSSDVIRGKEYSRTVGFHTTIPNPEGQLISGSTVDVVATAQRKVDMLAVPEAAVYHTPKYSYLKLVDHRYRVVERKVNAGRQYQGLRLIRGQVSEGDILVIDDRVREGDRVRLTRH is encoded by the coding sequence ATGCGTTTTTTATTGCTTGCGTCGATAGCGCTACTACTGAGTGGATGTAATTGGGACAGATTTGCCTTTCTCAGCCCGGAAGTAGCCAGTACCGAAATCTCCTCAGTCGCCGTGTACCCGCAATATCGACTGTCTGGCGAGCTCACCTCACCACACTCCGAGATACAAGCCCCCATAGCGGGTGTCCTCAGCGCACGCTATGTCAATTCTGGGCAATTTGTCGAATCGGGAGAGCGGCTCTTTTCTGTAGAGGATGCCGAAGGGCATAGTCGAGATATCAAAGCCACCACCAGCGGCCGTATTGGTGATATCCGTTTTGAAATGGGAGAGGTCATCCCGACCAGAGGCAGCGTGATTGCTGAACTCTCTCATGCAGAGCCGATGACACTACACATTCATGTCAGCCGAGAAGCATTAGGTTACTCTTATTTGAAGACCCTTCTGCCCGACAACATCGAGCTCTCTTTGCAGGCGTCACCCGAACTGGTTTATCACTACACAGCGCAAAGCAGCGATGTCATCCGAGGAAAAGAGTACAGCCGTACAGTGGGTTTTCATACCACCATACCTAACCCCGAGGGGCAGTTGATCAGTGGATCCACGGTGGATGTTGTGGCTACCGCACAGCGCAAAGTGGATATGCTTGCTGTTCCTGAAGCGGCTGTCTACCACACCCCTAAATACAGTTACCTGAAACTCGTCGACCATCGTTATCGTGTTGTAGAACGCAAAGTCAATGCTGGGCGCCAATATCAAGGGCTGCGCCTCATTCGTGGGCAAGTCTCAGAGGGCGACATCTTAGTCATTGATGACAGAGTCCGTGAGGGTGACCGAGTACGGCTCACCCGCCATTGA
- a CDS encoding YjiH family protein produces the protein MQNQADLSLSSKSKWLTFILPSLLGVFLFMAPITQFDADSGKNIITIPIAILAKGFLSFFDGAAPAMVTGIVCFSALMSVINRVAKPAFIGRSDFLNHLFSPSTPWFIVQLLGAFFVTVTFLHSGDVADNASILQVTLATIASGDTGGLVLHDLMPTLLSVFIFAGLLLPLLMNFGLLEFVGALFTRVMQPIFKLPGRSAVNCIASWLGDGSVGVLLTSKQYEDGLYTQREAAVIGTTFSAVSITFSLVVLTQVSLQHLFMPFYLTVCVAGLAAAIIIPRLPPLSNKKDTYINGDSQKIDFEAIPEGQSVIGTGLEKALEKASQVKSARSVINEGVKNAMDMVLGVLPVVMAIGTIALVIAETTPLFNWLGAPFEPFLRLLQIPEAAEASKTIVVGFADMFLPSILATGIESDLTRFVIAAMSVTQLIYMSEIGALLIGSKIPVKLWELFIIFILRTLITLPVIALMAHGMAAIGLL, from the coding sequence ATGCAAAATCAGGCGGATCTTAGCCTCTCATCAAAGAGTAAATGGTTAACCTTTATCCTTCCATCACTGCTCGGCGTATTCCTTTTCATGGCGCCTATCACCCAGTTCGATGCGGATTCGGGTAAAAACATCATTACTATCCCTATTGCGATTCTTGCTAAAGGTTTCTTGTCGTTTTTTGATGGCGCAGCACCGGCAATGGTGACAGGGATTGTCTGCTTTAGCGCTTTGATGTCTGTCATCAACCGCGTTGCAAAGCCGGCGTTTATCGGGCGTTCTGACTTTTTAAACCACCTTTTCAGCCCATCAACACCTTGGTTTATCGTCCAGCTATTAGGTGCGTTCTTCGTGACTGTCACCTTCTTGCACAGCGGCGATGTTGCCGATAATGCCTCCATTCTACAAGTGACGCTAGCCACCATCGCGAGTGGTGATACTGGCGGGCTGGTTTTACATGACTTAATGCCAACCTTGCTTTCCGTTTTCATCTTCGCAGGACTTCTCCTCCCTCTGTTGATGAACTTTGGATTACTTGAGTTTGTCGGCGCACTCTTTACTCGCGTCATGCAGCCAATTTTTAAGCTACCGGGACGTTCTGCGGTTAACTGTATCGCATCATGGCTAGGCGATGGTTCTGTTGGGGTGCTGCTTACCAGCAAGCAGTATGAAGATGGGCTTTATACCCAGCGCGAAGCGGCCGTCATCGGTACCACATTCTCAGCGGTATCGATTACGTTTAGCCTTGTGGTTCTGACCCAAGTTAGCTTGCAGCATCTGTTCATGCCGTTCTATTTAACCGTCTGTGTTGCTGGACTTGCTGCTGCGATCATCATTCCTCGTCTACCCCCATTAAGTAACAAGAAAGACACCTACATCAATGGCGATAGCCAAAAAATAGACTTCGAAGCCATTCCCGAGGGTCAAAGCGTTATCGGCACCGGTCTAGAAAAAGCGTTGGAAAAGGCGTCACAAGTCAAGAGTGCGCGCAGTGTCATCAACGAAGGTGTTAAAAACGCGATGGACATGGTGCTCGGCGTACTTCCGGTTGTCATGGCCATTGGTACCATTGCGCTGGTGATTGCTGAGACGACACCGCTATTCAATTGGCTCGGTGCGCCATTCGAACCTTTCTTGCGTCTACTACAGATACCAGAAGCGGCAGAAGCCTCTAAGACCATCGTGGTTGGTTTCGCCGATATGTTCCTACCATCGATTCTCGCTACTGGCATTGAATCAGACCTAACGCGTTTTGTTATCGCTGCGATGTCTGTTACCCAACTTATCTACATGTCTGAGATAGGTGCGCTACTGATTGGTAGTAAGATTCCAGTGAAGCTGTGGGAACTGTTCATTATCTTTATCTTGCGTACCCTGATCACCCTACCTGTGATCGCCTTGATGGCACATGGGATGGCAGCCATTGGCTTGTTGTAA
- the traF gene encoding conjugal transfer protein TraF: MVATGTLADARGVGMGRVGVASGDYLSASMYNPALAANYDRDRDNFGMLFPSVRVSAHDGDDLYNKTDHFIEISDQIDDVLSAGGEVSAELSDNWQQALRELDNSKGMVDAAVGMVIAIPNRYLSVSFFTQAEMATVATANVDARDYDIDFNQPCKEPRSYCDVTSRMHSTVQGVGAAVGDVGFTFATDYLLQVGEQDYRVNLGISPKYQHLMAINYHTKAADFDDDEFEFGDEYTEKGAFNVDVGMTIQPTAQTTVGFVARNLIKQSLQTNFSQVGSVDVMVVEPTYVVGASYQNAWLTTALDIDLNSKRYFKGMDYKTQFTRLGVEVDAWRWAQLRLGYQHSMTSNADDVYSLGLGFTPFGRFGLDVSAEYSGDNRYGAAAQFIFTL; the protein is encoded by the coding sequence ATGGTAGCAACAGGTACCCTAGCTGACGCGCGAGGCGTGGGGATGGGACGCGTAGGTGTTGCTTCTGGTGACTATTTAAGTGCATCCATGTACAACCCAGCATTGGCGGCGAACTACGACCGAGATCGCGACAACTTTGGCATGCTGTTCCCTTCGGTACGAGTCAGTGCGCATGATGGTGATGACCTTTACAACAAAACCGATCACTTCATTGAAATCTCAGATCAAATCGACGATGTATTAAGCGCTGGTGGTGAGGTGTCTGCCGAGCTGAGTGATAACTGGCAGCAGGCTCTACGCGAACTGGATAACAGTAAAGGGATGGTGGATGCGGCCGTTGGCATGGTTATCGCTATCCCGAATCGCTACCTGAGTGTGAGCTTTTTTACTCAGGCAGAAATGGCGACGGTGGCAACGGCGAATGTCGATGCTCGTGACTACGACATCGATTTCAATCAGCCTTGCAAAGAGCCACGCAGTTACTGTGATGTAACCAGTCGGATGCACTCGACAGTACAAGGTGTCGGTGCCGCGGTTGGTGATGTCGGTTTCACCTTTGCGACGGACTACTTACTGCAGGTGGGTGAGCAAGATTATCGTGTTAACTTAGGTATCTCGCCCAAGTACCAACATTTAATGGCAATCAACTATCACACCAAAGCGGCGGACTTTGATGACGATGAGTTTGAGTTCGGTGATGAGTATACCGAAAAGGGGGCCTTCAACGTCGATGTGGGGATGACCATTCAGCCGACGGCGCAAACAACGGTGGGTTTTGTTGCTCGCAATTTGATCAAGCAGAGCTTGCAGACCAACTTCTCTCAAGTTGGTAGTGTTGATGTGATGGTGGTTGAACCCACATATGTTGTGGGTGCGAGCTACCAAAACGCGTGGTTAACCACCGCATTGGATATTGACCTAAACAGCAAACGCTATTTCAAAGGCATGGACTATAAAACCCAGTTTACCCGTTTGGGCGTTGAAGTGGATGCTTGGCGTTGGGCGCAGTTGCGCTTGGGTTATCAACATAGCATGACCTCGAATGCTGATGATGTTTATTCATTGGGCTTAGGCTTTACTCCGTTTGGCCGCTTTGGGTTGGATGTGTCAGCCGAGTACAGTGGTGATAATCGCTACGGAGCAGCAGCGCAGTTTATCTTTACCCTATAA
- a CDS encoding ABC transporter permease, with the protein MSQSVAAPSRWERFKQSDFLYHFKRDKVAMTSFAVFLTFLVFALAAPLIAPTDPYDLTTIDIMDSELPPSWMEGGDENFVLGTDEQGRDILSTILYGSRLSLTIGFFAVALQLFLGIIIGLSAGYFGGRVDSFLMRFADVQLSFSTMMVAIIVSAIFKASFGSDFYSQYAVVMLVVIIGVAEWPQYARTIRASVLAEKKKEYVEAARVMGFKAPRIMFRHILPNCLSPILVISTVQVANAIMSEAALSFLGLGLPVDQPSLGALISIGFKYIFSGAWWITAFPGIVLVTLVLVINLLGDWLRDVFNPKIYKD; encoded by the coding sequence ATGAGCCAATCCGTTGCTGCTCCTTCTCGTTGGGAGCGTTTCAAACAGTCAGATTTCTTGTATCACTTCAAGCGCGACAAAGTGGCGATGACAAGCTTTGCTGTCTTCCTCACGTTCTTAGTGTTTGCTCTGGCGGCGCCGCTCATTGCGCCAACAGACCCCTACGATCTGACAACGATCGACATTATGGACTCAGAACTACCACCCTCTTGGATGGAAGGCGGGGATGAGAACTTCGTGCTGGGTACTGATGAGCAAGGGCGCGATATTTTATCGACCATCCTCTACGGCTCACGCTTGTCACTGACCATTGGTTTCTTTGCGGTTGCGCTGCAGCTGTTCTTAGGCATCATCATCGGTTTGTCAGCGGGCTACTTTGGCGGCCGAGTGGATAGCTTCCTGATGCGTTTTGCGGACGTACAGCTGTCGTTCTCAACCATGATGGTGGCGATCATTGTTTCGGCCATCTTTAAAGCCAGCTTTGGCAGTGATTTCTACAGCCAATATGCGGTGGTGATGCTGGTGGTGATTATCGGTGTGGCCGAGTGGCCGCAGTATGCGCGGACGATCCGAGCATCCGTATTGGCAGAGAAGAAGAAAGAGTATGTGGAAGCGGCGCGTGTCATGGGCTTTAAAGCTCCGCGTATTATGTTCCGTCATATTTTGCCAAACTGTTTGTCGCCCATCTTGGTTATCTCAACCGTACAGGTCGCGAATGCAATCATGTCAGAAGCGGCACTGTCGTTCTTAGGTTTGGGTCTACCGGTAGACCAACCATCACTGGGTGCGTTAATCAGCATTGGCTTTAAGTACATTTTCTCGGGTGCGTGGTGGATCACTGCCTTCCCAGGTATCGTGCTTGTCACGCTGGTTCTGGTTATCAACTTGCTGGGTGATTGGCTACGTGATGTCTTCAACCCTAAGATCTATAAAGATTAG
- a CDS encoding ABC transporter permease, producing MFSFLVKRLFQALIVMFVISLVAFAIQDNLGDPLRELVGQSVSEAERQALRDELGLNDPFIAKYSRFVGSALQGDLGTSYFFKRPAVEVILDKLVATLELVFGATLIIIVLSIPLGVYSAIHPKSFFTKAIMTFSSIGISIPVFLTAIMLMYVFSIELGWLPSYGRGETANVLGWESGFFTIDGLRHLVLPCIALASIMLPLFIRLVRSEMLEVLSSEYIKFGKAKGLALNKIYYQHALKNTMLPVLTVGGVQIGTMVAYTILTETVFQWPGTGFLFLEAINRVDTPLITAYVIFVGLIFVVTNTIVDLLYGIINPTVNLTGKGA from the coding sequence ATGTTTTCGTTTCTGGTCAAGCGCCTGTTTCAGGCACTGATAGTGATGTTTGTGATCAGTTTGGTAGCGTTTGCCATTCAGGATAATCTGGGTGATCCGCTGCGTGAGCTGGTCGGTCAATCGGTTTCGGAAGCGGAGCGCCAAGCGTTGCGTGATGAGCTAGGCCTCAATGATCCCTTCATCGCTAAATATTCTCGTTTTGTAGGCTCGGCCCTACAAGGCGATCTCGGTACATCTTACTTCTTTAAGCGCCCCGCGGTAGAAGTCATTCTGGATAAGCTCGTTGCCACCCTTGAGTTGGTGTTCGGCGCCACGCTTATCATTATTGTGCTCTCCATACCATTAGGGGTTTATTCGGCGATACACCCTAAAAGTTTCTTTACGAAAGCCATCATGACCTTCAGCAGTATCGGTATCTCTATCCCGGTCTTCTTAACTGCGATTATGCTGATGTATGTGTTCTCGATAGAGCTCGGCTGGCTGCCGTCTTATGGGCGAGGTGAAACGGCCAATGTCCTTGGGTGGGAATCAGGCTTCTTTACTATCGATGGCTTACGCCATTTAGTTCTACCTTGTATTGCATTGGCATCGATCATGCTGCCGCTGTTCATCCGTTTAGTTCGCTCTGAAATGCTTGAAGTGTTGAGCTCGGAATACATCAAGTTCGGTAAAGCGAAAGGTCTGGCGCTCAATAAAATCTATTACCAACACGCGCTGAAAAACACCATGCTGCCCGTGTTGACGGTAGGGGGTGTGCAGATCGGTACTATGGTGGCTTACACCATTTTGACCGAAACCGTATTCCAGTGGCCGGGTACCGGCTTCCTCTTCCTCGAAGCGATTAACCGCGTTGATACGCCGCTGATCACCGCGTACGTCATCTTTGTTGGTCTGATTTTCGTTGTGACCAACACCATTGTTGATTTGCTGTACGGCATCATCAACCCAACGGTTAACCTAACTGGAAAAGGAGCATAA
- a CDS encoding ABC transporter substrate-binding protein, which yields MKTIKTKLATALIAAGLSFGVAAADIKVAYDADPVSLDPHEQLSGGTMQLSHMVFDPLIRFTQDMDFEPRLAESWERIDNETIRFKLRQGVKFHSGNDLTADDVVWTFNRLKESPDFKGIFAPLVALNKVDDFTFDIKTDGTYPLVENVATYIFPMDSKFYSGTTADGKDKAEIVKHGNSFASTNISGTGPFVVTSREQGVQVQFERFGSYWDTESKGNVENLTLVPIKESATRVAALLSGGVDMIAPVSPNDYTRIEKAKDIELYTMPGTRVITFQLNQNSNPALKDVRVRQAIVYAINNEGIAKRIMKGAATAAAQQSPVGYAGYNEDLKPRFDLNKAKALMKEAGYEDGFTLTMMAPNNRYVNDDKIAQATAAMLSKIGIKVDLKTMPKAQYWPEFDKCAADMLMIGWHPDTEDSGNFTEFLTMTRNAETGKGQYNCGHYSNPEIDKLIEETNTMTDLAKRSELLKQVEATLYDEAAFVPLHWQDPSWAAKSNVEIGPIVNGMNFPYFGDLVVK from the coding sequence ATGAAAACCATCAAGACGAAGCTGGCTACTGCCCTAATAGCTGCAGGATTGAGTTTCGGTGTCGCGGCTGCGGACATCAAAGTGGCGTACGACGCAGACCCTGTGTCATTGGATCCACATGAGCAGTTGTCTGGCGGCACCATGCAGCTATCTCACATGGTCTTTGATCCCTTGATTCGCTTTACTCAAGATATGGATTTTGAACCTCGCTTGGCTGAATCTTGGGAGCGTATTGATAACGAAACTATTCGTTTCAAACTGCGCCAAGGTGTTAAATTCCACTCTGGTAATGACCTCACTGCGGACGATGTCGTATGGACGTTCAATCGTCTAAAAGAGTCTCCTGACTTCAAAGGCATCTTTGCACCGCTTGTTGCGCTAAATAAAGTGGATGACTTCACCTTCGACATCAAAACAGATGGCACTTATCCGCTAGTAGAGAACGTTGCTACGTACATCTTCCCGATGGACAGCAAGTTTTACTCAGGCACAACGGCTGACGGCAAAGACAAAGCCGAGATCGTGAAACACGGTAACTCATTCGCTTCAACAAACATTTCTGGAACAGGTCCTTTCGTTGTTACGTCTCGTGAGCAAGGTGTTCAAGTTCAGTTCGAGCGTTTTGGCAGCTACTGGGATACCGAGAGCAAAGGGAATGTTGAGAACCTGACTCTAGTCCCTATCAAAGAGTCTGCGACACGTGTTGCTGCACTGCTATCTGGCGGCGTTGACATGATTGCACCAGTCTCTCCAAACGACTACACACGTATCGAAAAGGCGAAAGACATTGAGCTTTACACCATGCCTGGTACGCGTGTTATCACGTTCCAATTGAACCAAAACAGCAACCCTGCACTGAAAGACGTGCGCGTTCGTCAAGCGATTGTCTACGCAATCAATAACGAGGGTATTGCTAAGCGCATCATGAAGGGTGCGGCGACGGCTGCCGCTCAGCAGAGCCCAGTCGGCTACGCTGGTTACAACGAAGATCTTAAGCCACGTTTCGATCTGAACAAAGCGAAAGCGCTGATGAAAGAAGCAGGCTATGAAGATGGCTTCACGCTAACCATGATGGCGCCAAACAACCGTTACGTAAACGATGACAAGATTGCTCAAGCAACGGCGGCAATGCTGTCTAAGATCGGTATTAAGGTTGATCTGAAGACAATGCCTAAAGCGCAGTACTGGCCTGAGTTCGATAAGTGTGCGGCTGACATGCTGATGATCGGTTGGCACCCAGATACTGAGGATTCAGGTAACTTCACTGAGTTCCTGACCATGACGCGTAACGCTGAAACGGGTAAAGGTCAGTACAACTGCGGTCACTACTCAAACCCTGAGATCGACAAGTTGATTGAAGAGACCAATACCATGACAGACCTTGCTAAGCGTAGTGAGTTGCTGAAGCAAGTGGAAGCAACGTTGTACGACGAAGCGGCGTTTGTACCTCTACACTGGCAAGACCCATCATGGGCTGCAAAGAGCAATGTTGAGATCGGTCCAATCGTTAACGGCATGAACTTCCCATACTTTGGCGACCTCGTCGTTAAGTAA
- a CDS encoding dipeptide ABC transporter ATP-binding protein: MALLEVKNLRIEYPSRHGVHAAVKSLSFEIQRGEIVGVVGESGAGKSTVGNAVIDLLSPPGRIASGEVYLDGDLISGLSTEEMRKVRGSKIGFIFQDPMTSLNPLFTVEHQLKETIHANMDVSDEEAYQRALSLMEQVGIPQPENRLKQFPHQFSGGMRQRVVIAIALAGEPDLIIADEPTTALDVSIQDQILALIRDLCIKKNVGCMLVTHDMGVVSNVTDRIAVMYRGDLVEFGETKKVLGEPEHPYTHSLISAVPRSDIKLDRFPLVNYIEEAGEMKQLDVKTHWLGQSQDHRAYTGSLLQVDNVNLRFVTKDSFFESRRQYVQASNDVSFEVFEGETFGLVGESGSGKSTIARVIAGLYPPDEGRVVFEGVDLTALKDEKARRPMRRQMQMVFQNPYTSMNPRMKVQDIIAEPIRFHKLTENEQQTRQIVADLLDHVGLGSASGVKYPHEFSGGQRQRISIARALATRPRLLICDEPTSALDVSVQAQILNLLKDLQDELNLTMLFISHDLPVIRQMCDRIGVMQKGTLLEVAPTEQLFTSPQHEYSQQLISLMPEFTGMRNASASDAVSG, translated from the coding sequence ATGGCTTTATTGGAAGTTAAAAACCTTCGTATCGAATATCCATCGCGACATGGCGTACATGCGGCGGTGAAATCGCTGAGTTTTGAAATCCAGCGCGGTGAGATTGTCGGTGTTGTGGGTGAATCTGGCGCGGGCAAATCGACTGTAGGTAATGCGGTGATCGATCTGTTAAGTCCTCCAGGCCGAATAGCGAGTGGTGAAGTTTACCTTGATGGTGATTTGATCTCGGGCCTGTCGACTGAGGAGATGCGTAAGGTTCGCGGTTCCAAGATCGGTTTCATTTTCCAAGACCCGATGACGTCTCTGAACCCGCTATTTACGGTTGAGCATCAGTTAAAAGAGACAATCCACGCCAATATGGATGTGTCGGATGAAGAGGCTTATCAACGTGCTTTGTCTTTGATGGAACAAGTCGGTATTCCTCAACCGGAAAACCGTTTAAAGCAGTTCCCTCACCAGTTCTCGGGCGGCATGCGTCAGCGTGTTGTGATTGCAATTGCTTTGGCAGGTGAACCTGATCTGATTATTGCCGATGAACCAACCACCGCGCTCGACGTCTCGATTCAAGACCAAATTTTGGCCTTGATTCGTGATTTGTGTATCAAAAAAAATGTCGGTTGTATGTTGGTGACTCACGATATGGGCGTGGTGTCGAATGTCACTGACCGTATCGCTGTCATGTATCGTGGTGATTTAGTTGAATTTGGTGAAACCAAGAAAGTGCTTGGTGAACCGGAACATCCCTATACACACAGCTTGATCTCAGCGGTGCCACGTTCTGATATCAAACTTGATCGCTTCCCACTGGTGAACTACATCGAAGAAGCGGGTGAGATGAAGCAGCTCGATGTCAAAACCCACTGGCTGGGCCAAAGCCAAGACCACCGCGCATACACGGGTTCGTTACTGCAAGTCGATAACGTTAATTTGCGTTTTGTTACCAAAGATTCCTTTTTTGAAAGCCGCCGCCAATATGTACAGGCGTCAAATGATGTCAGCTTTGAAGTCTTTGAAGGCGAAACCTTTGGCTTGGTCGGTGAGTCCGGTTCAGGTAAATCCACGATCGCTCGTGTGATTGCTGGCCTGTATCCGCCTGATGAAGGCCGTGTGGTCTTTGAAGGTGTTGATTTAACGGCATTGAAAGATGAAAAAGCCCGTCGACCTATGCGCCGCCAAATGCAGATGGTGTTTCAGAATCCCTACACGTCAATGAACCCCCGCATGAAAGTGCAGGACATTATCGCTGAGCCGATTCGTTTCCATAAGTTGACGGAGAATGAGCAGCAGACCCGTCAGATTGTTGCTGACCTGCTAGACCATGTCGGCCTGGGTAGTGCCTCCGGGGTGAAATATCCCCATGAATTTTCGGGTGGTCAACGTCAGCGTATTTCGATTGCGCGTGCGTTGGCGACTCGACCACGTCTTTTGATCTGTGATGAACCGACCTCCGCGCTGGATGTCTCGGTTCAGGCGCAGATCTTGAACCTGCTTAAGGATTTGCAGGACGAACTCAACCTGACGATGTTGTTCATCAGCCATGACTTGCCGGTGATTCGTCAGATGTGTGATCGCATTGGGGTGATGCAAAAGGGCACTTTGTTAGAAGTCGCGCCGACTGAACAACTCTTTACCTCACCTCAGCACGAGTACAGCCAACAGCTTATATCTCTAATGCCGGAGTTCACTGGGATGCGAAATGCCTCTGCCAGTGATGCGGTATCTGGCTGA